A segment of the Coffea arabica cultivar ET-39 chromosome 8c, Coffea Arabica ET-39 HiFi, whole genome shotgun sequence genome:
GCCTTTGCTCATATAAGTGTGTATCCTTTTGTCTATCAATACAAAAATTACCgttgcagaaaaaaaaaaaattaagaagacTGTGCAACTCCTGCCCCGTATCCGTGCAATTGGTGGGGTGATCAGTCTTCAAGACCTTCTTTCAACTGTGGGTCCTTTGGCCGGATAAGGATGAAGGAGCATCTTTCAACCGTGGGTTCTGTACAAAGGGATAAAGTTAAAACGGGGTTGGACTGGACATTATTGATTTCATTGACGAAGAAATAAAGCTACAACAGGGTCTTCTGCTCCTCCTGCCGACATGTATAACCTCCTTCTTCTATGGAACTAATTTCTGCTTTTTTTTCTGTTTGCCCCTTGGAACAATTACCTCCAAAGAAACGGATGTAAATGAACCAATCTTTAAAAACTCATTTACATGATTGTTTGAGCTCAATTGATTAATTGGTTGTTCTCATCTTTGATGACAAGCACGATTTAGgtgtaggaaaaattaatagGGTGCAAGATTGTTATTCAATTTATGATTGTTTTCTTcatgattttagccaaatattatattaattcatagattctacttatatttgattattGGTGCTGATTGTAGGAAAATAAGTAAACCATAATTAAAAGGAGTAATTTTCTAACATGTTAAGAATTAATTTGATTGTGGCGCTCGAGAATTTACTACACGCGGAATTTCCTAGTTCGTATCAATTATGGACAGTTTTGATTGAAGATTTGGAAGACTTTTATTATCTTTATGGAtcaatctttcctacactgacagtgtatacactatcagcgttggatgaatgacaactatgaaaaatttgaatttgaaattcaacttttacacacaTATCATGAatccaacgctgatagtgtatacaccgtcagtgCAGGAAATAATTACTCTATCTTTATTAGTTGTAGTATTTGATTAGGAAACATGGATATTGTCTTTGGTAGTTTCCTTTTCCAAGTAAGAAAGGTGCTGTGTttctttatttcctttaatttagGAGACAAAATAGGAAGAGGAGAGCTCGTTTGATAGGTCTTTAATTCCTAATGTACAACACTATATTAGTGACTACTACTTCCCACGGAACCTGGCTCGTATTTGATTAGTCTGGCGCCAAGCAAAGGAACGAGCACTCTTCttcgttttctttctttcgttaTTTCTTTTTGTCGAATATTCATGCGAATTGCTTCAATggaatttggtgatttattctGAATGGAGAGTAGCtagtttcttttttctagtcaaggaataACGAAAGATTTGGTTCATTTACATTTGTTAGATTTAAAAACGGATTTAAAAACTCACTTGTCAAATGAAGCCACTCCAAAGATTTAAAAATTCACTTGTCAAACGGGATCACTCATTTACACTTGTAATAAAAACGGATGGAATATCAAAGAAACTTTAGGAACAAACCACTCCAATACGGTGTCTGACCAAATTTTTGGTATAAACATACATCTGTGTTTAAGTAGTTAAAGAGGATATACCACAAGGGCAATGATGTCGAAGCATCGTGCAAAAACAATAATGATATCGAAATATTTAACAAGGGAGGGAATAAAGCAATGGTGTCTGACCAAGTTTTCCAGTTCAAAGCAACTCAGGAGTCAGGACCTTCCCTCCTCTCCTCAAAGCAAAAATGACAGTTCTGAATCAAATGGAAGCCAGCTATGAGTTTTCCAGGAACATGTGATGCGGAGGAAAGTGAATTTCCCTCCAAATGGAAGCCAGCTATTAAACTGTTCCGGGCAAGATACAAACCCTCCAGCTTCTTCAAGGTTCCATATTCCCTTGGTATCTGTCCGCTAAATTCATTTGATGACAATGACAATATTTGAATTACTGAACAAGCAGTTAAATTTGATGGCAACTGGCCATTTAACTTATTTGAAGTTATATAAAGCCCTCCAAGACTTGGAAGATCATTGCATGTCTGGAGGAAGATTACTAGGTAAGTTATTTCCTGAGAGAGCAATAATTTCCAACGTTGAAATGTTGAAAATGGAGGACGGTATAGACCCTGTACGCTGGTTATACTGCAAATTTAGTACCCTCAGGTTTTGTAGACCTCCCATCACTTCAGGAATCTTTACCTTGTAAAGGATTGTATGACAGTTCCAATGTTACCAGCTTCGAGATGTTCCGCAAGAGAATGAGGGATAAATCCAGTGAAGCTGTTATTtctaattgacaaaaatttaagTTCAGGAAAGGAACCAAACCATGATGGATTTTCTCCAGTGAAGTTGTTGAGCTTAAAGTTCATAAACCACAGGCATCGCAAACGGAACAGATCTCCAGGTTGATTGCCCAGGTAATTGTTACCACTCAGGtccaaagaaacaagaaaagacaAGTTCCCCAGATGGCGAGGAATGCTGCCTTTCAAACCCGTGAATGATATGTTTAAAGCAGTTATTCTATGATGTTGGATGCCACATGTGACTCCAATCCAATCACAAACAGAAGTATTAGCAGTCAAGTAGTCTTCCAGGACTAGGCAAGGGTCTGATAATATGTGCTCTTTAAAAGCAACAAGAGCAGATTGATCAGTGACAATATTGGTTTCTATGTTGGCTAAGCAAGCCATCGGAAAATGCTGGAACAGAACTGCAAGAGGAAAGTAATACTGACGAATTCTTGAAAATGcaatttatttttggaaaaaaaaaaaagaagcccccccccccccccccccccgcccaAACACAACAACACCCCCAAAAAAAGATATTTGTTTTGACGGAAtgcaatctcttttttttttttcggcaaCAGAATGTGAAGCTTGACTGCTGACTTTTGCACTTCTTTTATGGACGAACAAAAGATGAGTATAGCTTAACTGCGTCTCAAATGTCAAGTAAGATCAGCATTTGGGGTCCTATCGAATCTGTTCACGTTtgaaaccaagaaaagaaagagctcGAATGCCTATCCTTACTTCCCGGCTAACTAAAGTTAAAGTTTCAGGCACTAGAATTCCAAATTCAAAGCTCATTACATGTCGGTTTTTTAGTTGAAATACCCTTCGGTTTTATTCAATTTGTATCCATCCTGCCACTTGTGAGCATAACGTAACTCTTTATTTGATCCTACCATTTGTAAGCGTAATTTAACTCTCCATAGATGCTTATAACCACCAATGCTTTTGGCACATTCTACTTGTATGcttatttcaaaaatatataattaattttttttacaatagATTATTGTGTGGAGAATCATGTTAGAGGCTTAGAGTGTGTATGTTTTTTTAGAAATCTATTATTACTATGCTTTTTTATTTaggaaattattatatttaaaatcatGGCTGAGTAAAAGAGACAATTTGAGTAGTTTATGTACTAACTTTAGAGGGTATTTTTAATATAGTATAACATTAAATGATAATTGCACACTTAAATTAGCATTGAACTTTAACCCTTGAGTTAGCATTGTACTTTTATTGCTCAGGTGGATGAGTATTATAGTGAATTAAGACTCAATTCTCACCTTTTACACCCCCAAAGTGCAAATTGCAAAAGCATCTAATTGCTCAGGTGGATGGTATTTTTACTGTTTACAGTACAGTATATTTACGATTTGTCTAATTATGATTTGATTATTGGTCCTGATTAATTTTATGCTAGTGAAAGTTGTGAGAGTGGATTAATTGAAGGATTTCTCAGTGTGTATGATAATATAATTTGGGGTGTATTATTCTAGGCTGTGTTGATTTTTTGTAATATTTAGTATTGATTAGTAATGTGTAGTTTGCTGTTGGTACTATTTAACTTGTGAAGAATAATTTAGTAACTaaagttgctgttttgtttGCGAATCATTAATCATATgatttcttgtacttgaatgaaaGCCAAAAAGATTTTCGCAAAAAACACGAGAGGTCAAAGAAATCTGGATAAACATATGAAGCAAGCAGCTGCCCAACCACtaaattactattcacaataaaGAGACCAAAAAGGTCAAAATCTGTAGAGAAACAACAGTGAAACCAACGCAAAAGAATAAACTTGGAACGTGTGGCAGTCAAACATGAAATAGAGACGAGTTCCATCACATCCAAAAAGACAAAAGAGGACAAAATCAACACTCAAATTACAAAGAAAATAGCAAAAATCGCTATTCTCGGCATCCATTGCAACGTGGATGGATGTGAAGCAGACATAAGCAATTGAGATACAGAACTACACTGCCAAAAGGGCACATGtaatttgacttttttttttttttttatcgacaCAGGGATGTTCGGGTCAATTCTTACGGGACCCGACTAATTTCCTGCGGCTCGGATCCGGCGCCCCAACCCGACCCGAACGCGGTAAGTGCGCGGAGAAATCCAGCAGAGCggagactcgaacttgtgacctcaAGATTCACTGGTGAGAGGTACTGCCGTTGGACCATTCGCGCGGGGCACATGTAATTTGACTATTGACAAGTGATAAATTAAGCAACTAGGAATATCTCAcgtgaaatttttaattttaatttcagTGTAAAAAATGTTTTTCAGAATTGAGTGATACACATTTTGTCGGTTTGTTTATGAGCACCGAGTAATTATGCTGGTCAGTGATGAATGAATGGTCAAATGTGAATTGAAACATTGGCAAATTTGAGAAGGAAAGAACACATTGGGAGATATATAGATTACGTACGTAAAAGGAGTCATataataaatcaaatattcGCTATTTTTACAAGCAGAAGTGTGGACAAGCCACATTGGGTCTACGTATTGCCTCTGACCAAAGTTTAAAAGCtatttttttggagtttttaataaaatttttttggtagGTATTATTAATACACTTCTAATAAATAAGAACAATAGACgatgaaacaaaaagataaaagagtaATTGTATACAATACATTAACAACCTCACACCGTATATGCACGATACAAACAATAAATAAGAACAATAGAcgatgaacaaaagaaaaaataaaaacaatagaaGAGGAAGAAGCCACGGCGGCGGCTGCTGCTTCCCCATAGCTGGCGCTATAGCTGGCGCTGTCTCCATTCCCCATCATCTGTATAGCTACCAATGACAATTTCAGGAATGTGTGTGATTCTTCTGTAATCTTCACTTTCTTCCTTCTGATTCTCTACCCTTTCTATCATTTCAGAACTCATCTCAGCCAAAATCAGCCGTTGAAGCTGGATCAAATGCTGAATACCCATAGGCAACTCCTCTAGTAATGGCAGTTGTTGCAAAATGAGTTCGTGGAGACGAGGCAATGCACCctcctccactctcatccatctCAACCCTTCCATTCTCTTTAGCTGCATCCCCTTCAGCATTAGGAACCCTCCAGCCTTGAAACACAACCCTTCTCCCTGGTAAGATCCACAGAAATTAATACTAACCAAATTGGGCAAATGTTGGAGGGATTCAAACGGATCCTCCTCACTCCTTAATCCACTCCAATCCAAATCTATTCTTACCAAGCCATGAAGATGAACTATCCATTTTGGCATCTTTTCTAAGCGGCCACGCAAAATCAGCATACGAAGAGATTGAAGaaacgaagaagaagaagaagaagaagaaagagaaggatgaTTTAGATCGATTATCTCACGATCACAGCCTTTTCCAATTGAATCAACACTTAATTCCCGAAGACTGGTGAGGTTGGCAAGGGAGGAGCAGAGCTCCTTTCCATCTTCTCTTCTTAACTTTGTAATAAATAGCTCTCTTAATTGGGTCAGCTTTCCTATCTCCTTGACTATTGTGGATCCGCTACTTGCATCTATGCAGTTTAATACTTCAAGGGCAAGAAGCCCTCCCATATTCGAGGGAGCTTTAAATCCATGATACCCATAATCATCATCTGAAGAATCAACTTCTTGATATACTCTGAGAACCCGAAGTTTTTGCAGCTTTAGGATTTCCACAGGTAGTTCCCTAACTCTGGTGTATCCCAAATCCAGATACTCCAAATGTTGAAGCTTTCCAATGGCTTTCGGGACTCTCGCCACTCTCGTACCGCATAGGTTCAGATGCTTGAGAAGAAACATCTTGAAAATCTCATTTGGTATTTCCTCGTGTCTcttgaccaaccaaatccaaaaccTTTAACAATTTGCTACTCCTTAAAACATCAGATAACAACGGTTTGGATAGTAGCAGGTCCGTGGATCCAAATGTAACGAACGACCGAAGGTGGTCAAAGCAATAACTTCGTCTTTGTTGGTGGTGCTGGGTGTTGTTACTGCTACTACTATGGACTACTAGACGGCGTACCTTCTCGGACGGCCACATCGTTGGTTGTCCAGTAGTAACTGTGATCATGCTTTGTTCCCTTGACTTGAGAAGAATAACTTCTCTCAATAGGTCATGGATTCGACAAGTGTAGGGTAATCCTTCATAAAACACCCTAGTCACTTGAATGAGGCTTCTATTGACGAGTTCAGTGAGATAACCCCAGGCTACATCTTCAATGCTCATTCCTTCCCTCCGTTCTACGAACCTTTCAGCAATCCACAAATTAGTTAGTCTATAGCATGCTATTTCACAATCCTCTGGGTAGATACTTGTGTACAATAGACACGTCTTGAGATGCCAAGGCAAATCATTATAACTAAGAGAGAGTATCTTTTTAACTCTGTCCAGCTTACCAGTGCCTTCTAATTCACCTCCAAGACTGCGTCGAATCATCTCCCATTCCTCTGTTCTGTTTACATCTTTCATAGCCAAAAGCCCACTGATTGCAAGAATCGCAAGGGGCAAGCCCtcacatttttccaaaataccTTTGGCAACATCCGTCAAATGGCCAGGGCAGCTATTTCCCTTAAAGATCTTGTTACAAAACAGGGTCCACGAATCTTCAAAGGACAGTGGCTCCATTCTGTGTATGTAGCCTAGAGATTCTGCACAAGAGGCAGAGGCTACATCAGCTTTTCGAGTTGTTAGCATGACACGGTTGCCGTGGCTACTCTCGGGCAGTGCAAATTTGATGGTATTCCAAAATTCCACGTCCCATACGTCATCAAAAACAATTGCATACCTTCCGGCTTGttgaagaaaatctttgacaaatttTTTGAGCCCAGTGGCTGTCATAGACTCTATCGATTGTGGGACTGGTTTCTTCCCTTCCTCGTGCAACTGCCGAATCAAGTCTTTCAGGAGATCCTGAAAGTCACATGTTTGAGAGACAGTTACCCAAGCACGAACTGGAAAATGCCTTCTGACTTCAAGATCCTCGTGGACTTTTTTCACTAGGGTAGTTTTGCCAAGTCCTCCCATACCAACCACTGAAACAACTTTCAGTTGGTGATCATCCCCTTCGAGAAGCTGACAAATAAGACGTTTCTTGGGCAGGTCAATGCCAACCAATTTAGCTTCTTCCACAAGCAGTGCATCATCTCTGCTATAGCGCCAGCTTGTGTTGTTCACAGCAGAAAGTGAGTTGGACGCTTGGGCAGAGATACCATAGTCGGATTTGTATCTTGTATGAGCTTCAGAAATACTTTTGATTCTGGACTTGATGCTTTGTATTTCGCTAGCAACTCGATGACGAGCTCTCAAATTCTTGATGGAGCTGAAAATTCTCCGAACAGAGCCGTAGAATCCTGTTGCGGGACGCCGAGCAAAGCGAGCTACAAATTCATCAAGAATGTCCTCAGTGTCATAAGCAGCATCTCGCACTTGCTTGATCCATTGT
Coding sequences within it:
- the LOC140013761 gene encoding uncharacterized protein, translating into MACLANIETNIVTDQSALVAFKEHILSDPCLVLEDYLTANTSVCDWIGVTCGIQHHRITALNISFTGLKGSIPRHLGNLSFLVSLDLSGNNYLGNQPGDLFRLRCLWFMNFKLNNFTGENPSWFGSFPELKFLSIRNNSFTGFIPHSLAEHLEAGNIGTVIQSFTSITSVQGLYRPPFSTFQRWKLLLSQEITYLVIFLQTCNDLPSLGGLYITSNKLNGQLPSNLTACSVIQILSLSSNEFSGQIPREYGTLKKLEGLYLARNSLIAGFHLEGNSLSSASHVPGKLIAGFHLIQNCHFCFEERREGPDS
- the LOC140013649 gene encoding disease resistance protein RPM1-like, which encodes MAETVLSFVLRQLSTFLHEEGRLLGGLRQEVQFIMDELGQMRAFLREAEAKEEDAQPTLQQWIKQVRDAAYDTEDILDEFVARFARRPATGFYGSVRRIFSSIKNLRARHRVASEIQSIKSRIKSISEAHTRYKSDYGISAQASNSLSAVNNTSWRYSRDDALLVEEAKLVGIDLPKKRLICQLLEGDDHQLKVVSVVGMGGLGKTTLVKKVHEDLEVRRHFPVRAWVTVSQTCDFQDLLKDLIRQLHEEGKKPVPQSIESMTATGLKKFVKDFLQQAGRYAIVFDDVWDVEFWNTIKFALPESSHGNRVMLTTRKADVASASCAESLGYIHRMEPLSFEDSWTLFCNKIFKGNSCPGHLTDVAKGILEKCEGLPLAILAISGLLAMKDVNRTEEWEMIRRSLGGELEGTGKLDRVKKILSLSYNDLPWHLKTCLLYTSIYPEDCEIACYRLTNLWIAERFVERREGMSIEDVAWGYLTELVNRSLIQVTRVFYEGLPYTCRIHDLLREVILLKSREQSMITVTTGQPTMWPSEKVRRLVVHSSSSNNTQHHQQRRSYCFDHLRSFVTFGSTDLLLSKPLLSDVLRSSKLLKVLDLVGQETRGNTK